One region of Carassius carassius chromosome 41, fCarCar2.1, whole genome shotgun sequence genomic DNA includes:
- the LOC132122837 gene encoding A disintegrin and metalloproteinase with thrombospondin motifs 15, with amino-acid sequence MSVYTVVLFCLLHMLFLRKIYLCMETDLCEPVRLDRENYPSHDKLNKELVVYRINAFNQELYLNLLPDSSFLAPDGTFQYNTSSSSAFLGDDFRRCFYSGDINADRNSYAALSLCGSIRGAFSYNGMEYFIERRSTNTAPGLIPDDAEKKHIIRRRHLHASTSTSRCGVTSSLNQGILDSIEKYKPVKGHTRNLTETLLKGKSRSKRFASIPRYVEVLVVADESMAKFHGDDLKLYLLTLMSVTAKLYKHPSILNAISIVVVKLMVINEAEKGPKVSSNAALTLRNFCTWQKKLNKINDKHPEYWDTAILFTKQDLCGGTTCDTLGMADVGTMCDPKRSCSVIEDDGLPSAFTTAHELGHVFSMPHDNVKACEEVFGKLKDNHMMSPTLIQIDHTTPWSVCSAAIITDFLDAGHGDCLLDQPQKLLALPDDPPGISYSLSRQCELAFGSGSKPCPYMQACSKLWCTGKAKGQLVCQTRHFPWADGTTCGSNKLCYRGICTDKQNTTKDKADGHWGRWGPYGLCSCTCGGGVQLAKRDCNNPTPENGGKYCQGLRVKYRSCNLKPCKDSGKSFREEQCEAFNGISLNTSRLSPSVVWVPKYSGISVKDRCKLICRANGTGYFYVLAQKVVDGTPCSPDTSAVCVQGKCIKAGCDGKLSSNMKFDKCGVCGGDNHNCKKVSGMFTKPMNGYNFVVTLPVGAANVDVRQRGYRGLINDDNYLAVKNDHGKYLLNGNFVVSTVEKDIIVKGSLLRYSGTGTSVEILQASKPLKESLTVELLSVGKMTPPRVRYSYYQNVGQKEGKILRKDERNPTQNSVLEDSNRVEVKKPAYHMPSYKWVPEDWNKCSVTCGNGVQSRQIQCLDSDGKTATHCDGTQKPSAIRVCGDPCPMWSIGEWSSCSKTCGKGFKRRPMQCTTQTGLLLPRDHCSSKRKPQELDFCTVRPC; translated from the exons ATGTCTGTTTAcaccgttgttttgttttgtctcttGCACATGCTGTTCTTAAGGAAAATATACCTCTGTATGGAAACTGATTTGTGTGAACCTGTTCGACTTGACCGTGAAAATTACCCAAGTCATGACAAACTGAACAAAGAACTTGTTGTTTACAGAATAAACGCTTTTAATCAGGAATTGTATCTTAATCTTCTGCCTGACTCGAGTTTTCTGGCTCCTGATGGCACATTTCAATATAACACATCATCTTCAAGTGCTTTTTTGGGAGATGATTTTAGAAGATGCTTTTACTCCGGTGATATTAATGCAGACAGGAATTCATATGCAGCTCTCAGTCTCTGTGGAAGCATCAGAGGAGCGTTCTCTTATAACGGGATGGAGTACTTCATAGAGCGCAGGTCAACCAACACAGCACCAGGACTGATCCCAGATGATgctgaaaaaaagcacatcatccgCAGAAGACATCTTCACGCCTCAACCTCAACATCTAGGTGCGGAGTTACATCCAGTTTAAACCAGGGCATTTTGGACTCCATAGAAAAGTACAAACCGGTGAAGGGACACACGAGGAACTTGACAGAAACTTTGTTGAAGGGCAAAAGCAGATCGAAAAGATTCGCCTCTATACCGAGGTACGTAGAGGTCCTGGTTGTCGCTGATGAGTCTATGGCAAAATTCCACGGCGACGACCTGAAGCTTTACCTTTTGACTCTCATGTCTGTCACTGCAAAGCTCTACAAACACCCCAGTATCTTGAACGCCATCAGTATAGTGGTTGTAAAGCTTATGGTGATTAATGAGGCAGAAAAAGGACCCAAAGTATCCAGTAACGCGGCACTAACGCTGCGCAATTTCTGCACCTGGCAGAAGAAGCTGAACAAGATCAACGACAAACACCCAGAGTACTGGGACACAGCTATTTTGTTTACAAAGCAG GACCTGTGTGGGGGTACCACATGTGACACTCTGGGTATGGCTGATGTAGGAACCATGTGTGATCCTAAGAGGAGCTGCTCAGTTATTGAAGATGATGGTCTTCCCTCAGCCTTCACCACCGCACATGAATTAG GGCATGTGTTCAGTATGCCACATGACAATGTGAAGGCTTGTGAGGAGGTATTTGGAAAGCTGAAGGACAATCATATGATGTCTCCCACACTGATCCAGATTGACCACACCACACCCTGGTCTGTCTGCAGCGCTGCCATCATCACAGACTTCCTGGACGCTGGCCACG GTGACTGTCTGCTGGATCAGCCCCAAAAGCTTTTGGCTCTTCCAGATGACCCTCCGGGCATCAGCTACTCGCTCAGCCGTCAATGTGAACTGGCTTTCGGCTCAGGATCCAAGCCCTGTCCATACATGCAGGCCTGCTCCAAACTGTGGTGCACGGGGAAAGCTAAAGGACAGCTGGTTTGTCAGACTCGCCACTTTCCCTGGGCTGACGGCACTACCTGTGGCAGCAACAAGTTGTGCTATCGAGGGATCTGTACTGATAAGCAAAATACTACCAAAGACAAG GCAGATGGACATTGGGGTCGGTGGGGTCCATATGGTTTGTGCTCCTGTACTTGTGGGGGAGGGGTGCAGCTCGCCAAAAGGGACTGTAACAACCCCACCCCTGAAAACGGGGGCAAGTACTGCCAGGGACTGAGAGTGAAGTATCGCTCATGCAACTTAAAGCCCTGTAAAGACTCag GAAAGAGCTTTCGTGAGGAGCAGTGTGAGGCGTTCAATGGTATCAGTCTGAACACTAGCAGACTGAGCCCGTCTGTGGTCTGGGTTCCGAAATACTCTGGAATCTCTGTTAAGGACAGATGCAAGCTCATCTGCCGAGCCAACGGCACCGGATACTTCTATGTCCTTGCACAGaag GTGGTGGATGGAACCCCTTGTTCTCCTGATACCTCGGCAGTCTGTGTTCAGGGAAAGTGCATTAAGGCCGGCTGTGATGGCAAACTGAGCTCCAACATGAAGTTTGACAAATGTGGTGTGTGTGGGGGAGACAACCACAACTGCAAGAAAGTCTCTGGAATGTTCACAAAACCCAT GAATGGCTATAATTTTGTGGTGACTCTACCGGTCGGAGCTGCAAACGTGGATGTAAGGCAGCGTGGTTACCGTGGTTTGATTAACGATGACAACTATTTAGCAGTAAAGAACGATCACGGCAAATATCTCCTGAATGGAAACTTTGTGGTTTCAACGGTAGAAAAAGACATTATCGTAAAGGGAAGTCTGCTTCGCTACAGTGGAACCGGGACATCAGTGGAAATACTGCAGGCCTCTAAACCTCTCAAAGAGTCTCTTACGGTGGAACTGTTGTCGGTGGGTAAAATGACACCTCCTCGTGTGCGCTACTCCTACTACCAGAATGTGGGACAGAAGGAGGGCAAGATCTTAAGGAAGGACGAAAGGAACCCTACACAGAACAGTGTGCTGGAAGACAGCAATAGAGTGGAGGTAAAGAAGCCAGCCTATCATATGCCATCTTATAAATGGGTGCCAGAGGACTGGAATAAGTGCTCGGTTACCTGTGGGAATGGGGTTCAAAGTAGACAGATACAGTGTTTGGACTCGGATGGGAAAACAGCTACACACTGTGACGGCACACAAAAACCCAGTGCCATAAGGGTGTGTGGTGACCCTTGCCCAATGTGGAGTATTGGCGAATGGTCCTCATGCTCTAAAACCTGCGGGAAAGGCTTTAAGAGACGCCCAATGCAATGCACCACTCAGACTGGACTGCTTTTACCTAGAGACCACTGCTCAAGCAAAAGAAAGCCACAAGAACTGGACTTTTGCACTGTTCGGCCCTGCTAG